A single genomic interval of Camelina sativa cultivar DH55 chromosome 11, Cs, whole genome shotgun sequence harbors:
- the LOC104723521 gene encoding formin-B-like — protein METFRTFHLFLFLFFTFITTTLTSPSQIADCTMCTSCDNPCQPNPSPPPPSNPSPPPPSPTTTVCPPPPSSGGSSGGGGGPYYYYPPPSQSGSYRPPPSSSGGGYVYPPPKIGGNYPFTPPPNPIVPYFPFYYYNPPPQSVMSGSDARNRFTYGFTIVLIFTCFLLQ, from the coding sequence ATGGAAACTTTCAGAACattccatctttttctttttctcttcttcacatTCATCACTACTACACTGACGTCACCATCTCAGATCGCAGACTGTACAATGTGCACTTCTTGTGACAACCCTTGTCAACCAAACCCTTCTCCTCCACCGCCGTCAAATCCATCTCCGCCGCCTCCATCTCCCACCACCACAGTCTGTCCTCCACCTCCTAGCTCCGGCGgtagtagtggtggtggtggcggtccATACTACTACTACCCACCTCCTTCTCAATCAGGCTCTTACCGTCCACCACCATCTTCCTCCGGCGGTGGCTACGTCTATCCACCCCCTAAAATCGGAGGAAACTACCCTTTCACTCCTCCTCCAAACCCTATCGTTCCGTATTTTCCGTTTTACTACTACAACCCTCCACCGCAATCTGTTATGTCCGGATCCGATGCAAGAAACAGATTCACTTACGGATTTACTATTGTCTTAATCTTCACTTGTTTTTTGTTACAGTAA
- the LOC104723523 gene encoding L-arabinokinase-like, translated as MDLSDFMDGDEPISYEKARKFFAQDPAQKWAAYVAGTILVLMTELGVRFEDSLSFLVSSAVPEGKGVSSSAAVEVASMSAIAAAHGLSIDPRDLAILCQKVENHIVGAPCGVMDQMTSSCGEANKLLAMICQPAEVVGLVEIPNHVRFWGIDSGIRHSVGGADYGSVRVGAYMGRKMIKSMASSILSQSVSSANGGNSDELEDEGIDLLEMEASLDYLCNLSPHRYEARYADKVPDTMLGQTFIEEYLDHDDPVTVIDGKRSYSVRAPARHPIYENFRVKTFKALLTSATSEEQLTALGGLLYQCHYSYSACGLGSDGTNRLVQLVQGMQHNKSKSEDGTLYGAKITGGGSGGTVCVIGRNSLRSSQQILEIQQRYKAATGYLPLIFEGSSPGAGKFGYLRIRRRISL; from the exons ATGGATTTGTCTGACTTTATGGATGGAGATGAACCAATTTCTTATGAAAAAGCAAGGAAGTTCTTTGCTCAGGATCCAGCACAAAA GTGGGCAGCATATGTTGCTGGGACAATATTGGTATTGATGACAGAACTTGGTGTGCGTTTTGAGGATAGCCTCAGCTTCCTG gTTTCTTCGGCTGTGCCTGAAGGTAAAGGTGTCTCTTCATCTGCTGCTGTGGAGGTGGCAAGCATGTCCGCAATAGCTGCTGCCCATG GACTGAGTATCGATCCGCGAGATCTTGCTATACTCTGCCAAAAG GTTGAGAATCACATTGTTGGAGCTCCATGTGGTGTTATGGATCAGATGACTTCATCCTGTGGGGAAGCCAACAAACTTTTGGCCATGATCTGCCAA CCTGCAGAAGTAGTTGGGCTTGTTGAGATTCCCAACCATGTCAGATTTTGGGGAATTGATTCCGGAATTCGACACAG CGTTGGAGGTGCAGACTATGGGTCAGTCAGAGTTGGTGCCTACATGGGGAGAAAGATGATAAAGTCAATGGCATCTTCTATTCTGTCACAATCAGTGTCAAGTGCTAATGGAGGCAACTCGGATGAACTAGAGGATGAAGGGATTGACTTACTTGAGATGGAAGCTTCTTTAGACTACTTGTGCAACTTGTCGCCTCACAG ATATGAAGCCCGTTATGCAGATAAGGTTCCAGATACCATGCTGGGTCAGACATTCATTGAGGAATACTTGGATCACGATGATCCAGTCACAGTGATTGATGGAAAGCGGTCTTACAGTGTTAGAGCTCCAGCCAGACACCCTATATACGAAAACTTCCGGGTCAAG ACTTTTAAAGCTCTATTGACTTCTGCAACATCAGAGGAGCAACTTACTGCTCTTGGGGGACTTCTTTATCAG TGTCACTATAGCTACAGCGCGTGCGGACTAGGATCGGATGGAACTAACCGGCTGGTGCAGTTAGTACAAGGGATGCAGCATAACAAGTCTAAATCCGAGGATGGAACTTTGTATGGAGCCAAAATCACAGGCGGGGGATCAGGTGGAACAGTCTGCGTCATAGGCCGCAATTCATTGCGTAGCAGCCAACAAATTCTCGAG ATTCAGCAGAGATACAAAGCTGCGACAGGGTATTTGCCACTGATATTCGAAGGTTCGTCACCAGGAGCTGGCAAGTTTGGTTACCTCCGAATCCGACGTCGTATCTCTCTCTGA
- the LOC104728011 gene encoding L-arabinokinase-like: MRIDENEGVSASSKHLVFAYYVTGHGFGHATRVVEVARHLIAAGHDVHVVTGAPDFVFTSEIQSPRLKIRKVLLDCGAVQADALTVDRLASLEKYVETAVVPRAEILKTEVEWLHSIKADFVVSDVVPVACRAAADAGIRSVCVTNFSWDFIYAEYVMAAGYHHRSIVWQIAEDYSHCEFLIRLPGYCPMPAFRDVIDVPLVVRRLHKTRKEVRKELGIAEDVNVVILNFGGQPSGWNLKETSLPTGWLCLVCGASETLELPPNFVKLAKDAYTPDIIAASDCMLGKIGYGTVSEALSYKVPFVFVRRDYFNEEPFLRNMLEFYQCGVEMIRRDLLMGQWKPYLERAVSLKPCYEGGIIGGEIAAHILQETAIGRHCASDKLSGARRLRDAIILGYQLQRVPGRDIAIPEWCTDDFDILQGDVQGLSDTWAFLKSLAMLDDFHDSAKSVEKKTMRERKAAGGLFNWEEEIFVARAPGRLDVMGGIADYSGSLVLQMPIREACHVAVQRNHPGKHRLWKHAQARQQAKGQVPTPVLQIVSYGSEISNRAPTFDMDLSDFMDGDEPISYEKARKFFAQDPAQKWAAYVAGTILVLMTELGVRFEDSLSFLVSSAVPEGKGVSSSAAVEVASMSAIAAAHGLSIDPRDLAILCQKVENHIVGAPCGVMDQMTSSCGEANKLLAMICQVGLSNT, translated from the exons atgaggatTGATGAGAACGAAGGTGTCTCTGCTTCAAGCAAGCACTTAGTCTTCGCTTACTACGTCACTGGTCATGGCTTCGGCCACGCTACTCGCGTCGTCGAG GTTGCCCGTCACCTGATCGCGGCGGGGCACGATGTTCATGTCGTCACCGGAGCGCCTGATTTCGTCTTCACATCCGAAATCCAGTCCCCGAGGCTCAAAATCCGAAAG GTTCTTTTGGATTGTGGTGCTGTGCAAGCTGATGCATTGACCGTTGATCGTCTTGCCTCGTTAGAAaag TATGTCGAAACAGCTGTTGTTCCTCGAGCTGAAATATTGAAAACAGAAGTGGAGTGGCTTCATTCCATCAAAGCTGATTTTGtg gTGTCTGATGTTGTCCCCGTCGCATGCCGTGCAGCGGCTGATGCTGGGATACGATCTGTCTGTGTTACCAATTTCAG CTGGGATTTTATCTATGCTGAGTACGTGATGGCTGCTGGATATCACCATCGCTCCATCGTTTGGCAG ATAGCTGAAGATTATTCTCATTGCGAGTTCCTAATTCGCCTCCCAGGGTATTGTCCAA TGCCTGCGTTTCGTGATGTCATCGATGTACCGTTAGTTGTGAGGAGACTTCACAAAACGCGCAAGGAG GTGAGGAAAGAACTCGGCATTGCTGAAGATGTGAATGTTGTCATACTCAATTTTGGCGGACAG CCCTCAGGATGGAACTTGAAGGAAACATCACTACCGACTGGCTGGCTGTGTCTG GTTTGTGGCGCATCCGAGACCCTGGAGCTTCCACCAAATTTTGTAAAGCTTGCTAAGGATGCTTATACGCCTGATATTATAGCTGCATCTGACTGTATGCTTG GGAAAATTGGTTATGGCACTGTCAGTGAAGCCTTATCGTACAAGGTGCCGTTTGTCTTTGTACGCAGAGATTACTTCAATGAAGAACCTTTTCTCAGAAATATGCTCGAG TTTTATCAGTGTGGTGTTGAGATGATCAGGAGAGACCTATTAATGGGACAATGGAAGCCATATCTTGAACGTGCAGTTAGCTTGAAACCTTGCTACGAAGGTGGCATCATTGGTGGTGAG ATTGCAGCTCATATCTTACAAGAAACAGCCATTGGAAGACATTGTGCATCCGATAAG TTAAGTGGTGCAAGAAGATTACGTGATGCCATTATCCTGGGGTATCAGCTACAGAGGGTCCCTGGAAGGGACATTGCTATTCCAGAGTG GTGTACCGATGATTTTGATATCCTTCAAGGTGATGTTCAAGGTCTTTCAGATACATGGGCATTTCTTAAGAGTTTAGCCATGCTAGATGATTTTCATGATTCTGCAAAGAGTGTGGAGAAGAAAACCATGCGTGAACGAAAAGCTGCTGGTGGGCTCTTCAATTGGGag GAAGAAATATTTGTTGCCAGAGCACCTGGAAGATTAGATGTGATGGGTGGAATTGCTGACTATTCAGGAAGCCTTGTCCTGCAG ATGCCAATAAGGGAAGCTTGCCATGTAGCTGTTCAAAGAAACCATCCTGGAAAACATAGACTGTGGAAACATGCGCAAGCCCGACAGCAAGCTAAGGGACAAGTACCAACACCAGTTCTGCAAATT GTCTCATATGGATCAGAGATCAGCAATCGTGCACCTACCTTTGACATGGATTTGTCTGACTTTATGGATGGAGATGAACCAATTTCTTATGAAAAAGCAAGGAAGTTCTTTGCTCAGGATCCAGCACAAAA GTGGGCAGCATATGTTGCTGGGACAATATTGGTATTGATGACAGAACTTGGTGTGCGTTTTGAGGATAGCCTCAGCTTCCTG gTTTCTTCGGCTGTGCCTGAAGGTAAAGGTGTCTCTTCATCTGCTGCTGTGGAGGTGGCAAGCATGTCCGCAATAGCTGCTGCCCATG GACTGAGTATCGATCCGCGAGATCTTGCTATACTCTGCCAAAAG GTTGAGAATCACATTGTTGGAGCTCCATGTGGTGTTATGGATCAGATGACTTCATCCTGTGGGGAAGCCAACAAACTTTTGGCCATGATCTGCCAAGTAGGTCTTAGTAACACCTAA
- the LOC104723524 gene encoding COBRA-like protein 7 yields the protein MDSAPNFTPHFLLLILSLLIVSIPLTSSQPNATTTNPPPSPPSDSDLCNGVYVSYTHTKGSKIPPNDTSNQPYRFESVITVLNNGRDELKSWRVFVKFAHKEILVSASNAVLSDGSSLPLSVENGTVFAGYPSSDLKSAIQTAGDVTQMQARVELVGTQFGVSPPNVPLPKNISLATDGWKCPKPTQKGKNVLQVCCTPDPDYDNTDIIDNKYLPRQDGDLTIMYDVVRSYSSNYMAQVTMENHSPLGRLDNWKLSFDWMRDEFIYTMKGAYPSAVDSSHCVDGPQAKYYQDLDFSNVLSCARRPTIIDLPPTKYNDSTFGLIPFCCRNGTILPRSMDPSKSRSAFQMQVYKMPPDLNISALSPPQNWRINGTLNPDYKCGPPVRVSPSQFADPSGLPSNKTAFASWQVVCNITQPKEASPRCCVSFSAYFNDSIVPCKTCACGCSNNKAARTCSATAPSLLLPQQALLVPFENRTELTLAWAYLKHRPVPNPMPCGDNCGVSINWHLATDYRGGWTARVTVFNWGETDFVDWFTAIQMKNAAPGFEKAYSFNATTLGINGENNTIFMEGLPGLNYLVGERDGENPLKNPRIPGKQQSVLSFTKKLTPGINVPGGDGFPRKVFFNGEECSLPTILPMRSSQHRMHISTLLLALPVLALLLLRA from the exons ATGGATTCAGCTCCCAACTTCACTCCTCACTTCCTTCTCCTCATCCTCTCACTTCTCATCGTATCAATACCTCTAACATCATCTCAACCCAACGCCACCACTACTAATCCGCCACCGTCACCACCGTCAGATTCGGATCTATGCAACGGCGTATACGTTTCCTACACCCACACTAAAGGATCCAAGATCCCTCCCAACGACACCTCGAACCAACCCTACCGGTTCGAATCTGTGATAACCGTGCTCAACAACGGCCGCGACGAGCTCAAATCGTGGCGTGTCTTCGTCAAATTCGCGCACAAAGAGATCCTCGTGTCAGCTTCTAACGCTGTGCTCTCTGACGGCTCGAGCTTACCACTGAGCGTCGAAAACGGCACCGTGTTCGCTGGTTACCCTTCGTCGGATTTGAAATCGGCTATTCAGACTGCGGGTGATGTCACTCAGATGCAAGCTCGTGTTGAGCTCGTTGGCACTCAGTTCGGAGTTTCCCCGCCGAATGTTCCGCTTCCTAAGAACATCTCTCTCGCTACTGATGGATGGAAGTGTCCTAAACCTACTCAAAAag GTAAAAATGTTCTGCAAGTATGTTGCACGCCGGACCCAGACTATGATAACACAGACATCATTGATAATAAGTACCTTCCCCGACAAGATGGAGACCTCACTATCATGTACGATGTGGTCAGATCATATTCATCGAATTATATGGCACAAGTTACGATGGAGAACCATAGCCCGCTTGGTCGGTTAGATAACTGGAAACTGAGTTTTGACTGGATGAGGGATGAGTTTATCTACACAATGAAAGGGGCTTACCCAAGTGCTGTTGATTCATCACATTGTGTTGATGGTCCACAGGCGAAGTACTATCAAGATCTTGACTTTTCTAACGTGTTAAGCTGTGCAAGACGGCCAACCATCATAGATCTCCCTCCTACGAAATACAATGATTCGACGTTCGGTCTTATCCCATTTTGCTGCAGAAATGGGACGATTCTACCACGGTCAATGGATCCTAGCAAGTCGAGGTCAGCTTTCCAGATGCAGGTGTACAAAATGCCTCCGGATCTCAACATCTCTGCTCTATCACCGCCTCAGAACTGGAGAATCAACGGTACACTGAACCCAGATTACAAATGTGGCCCTCCTGTTCGGGTTAGCCCCAGCCAATTCGCTGATCCCAGTGGGTTGCCCTCAAACAAGACTGCTTTTGCGAGCTGGCAGGTGGTCTGCAACATCACCCAACCAAAAGAGGCGAGTCCTAGATGTTGTGTGTCATTCTCTGCCTACTTCAACGACTCAATCGTTCCATGCAAGACTTGCGCTTGTGGATGTTCCAACAACAAAGCGGCTCGAACTTGCAGCGCAACAGCCCCGTCTCTTCTTCTACCCCAGCAAGCTCTTCTGGTTCCATTTGAGAACAGAACTGAACTCACTCTCGCTTGGGCTTATCTAAAACATCGGCCTGTGCCAAACCCAATGCCTTGTGGGGATAACTGTGGAGTTAGCATTAATTGGCATTTGGCTACAGATTATCGAGGGGGGTGGACAGCCAGGGTCACAGTCTTCAACTGGGGTGAAACAGATTTTGTAGATTGGTTCACTGCAATTCAGATGAAAAACGCTGCCCCTGGTTTCGAGAAAGCCTACTCATTCAACGCAACTACACTTGGTATCAACGGGGAGAACAACACTATTTTCATGGAGGGTCTTCCCGGATTAAACTATCTAGTCGGAGAAAGAGACGGGGAGAATCCGTTGAAGAACCCTCGGATTCCAGGAAAACAACAATCTGTTCTTTCCTTCACCAAGAAACTGACTCCTGGGATCAATGTCCCTGGCGGAGATGGCTTCCCACGCAAAGTGTTCTTCAACGGCGAGGAGTGCTCTCtcccaaccatactcccaatgAGAAGCAGTCAACACCGGATGCACATCTCTACTTTACTCTTGGCATTACCTGTTTTGGCTCTCTTGCTTCTGCGGGCGTAA
- the LOC104723525 gene encoding two-component response regulator ARR2-like isoform X1, translated as MINPGSNSDPFPAGLRVLVVDDDPTCLMILERMLMTCLYRVTKCNRAELALSLLRKNKHGFDIVISDVHMPDMDGFKLLEHVGLEMDLPVIMMSADDSKSVVLKGVTHGAVDYLIKPVRIEALKNIWQHVVRKKRNEWNVSEHSGGSIEDTGGDRDRQQPREDADNNSSSVNEGNWRSSSYRKRKEEEVDDQGDDKEDTSSLKKPRVVWSVELHQQFVAAVNQLGVDKAVPKKILEMMNLPGLTRENVASHLQKYRIYLRRLGGVSQHQGNMNHSFMNGQDPNFGPLSSLNGFDLQALAVAGQLPAQSLAQLQAAGLGRSSLIKPGMSSSPLVDQRSIFNFENPKIRFGDGHGQAINNGNKQMSLLHGVPTGMEPKQFAGSSYMRVQQQITGVRPGQNVQSSGLMLPVADHLPRGGPSMLPSLGQQQPMFSTSVSRRSDLTGAVRNSIPETNNRVLPATHSVFNNFPADLPQNNFPLASAPGISIPVSASYQEEVNSSDAKGGSSAATAGFGNPSYDIFNDFPQQQQHNSKLNDWDMRNIGLVHSHQDTAAASAGFSTSEAYSSSSMQRKRRETDATVVTAHGQNQQPPSRSLNHLNHVFMDGGSVRVKSERVAETVTCPPATTLFHEQYHQEDLMSALLKQEGIPSVDNEFDFDGYSIDNIPV; from the exons atGATAAATCCGGGTTCCAATTCTGACCCGTTTCCGGCGGGTCTTCGAGTTCTTGTCGTTGATGATGATCCAACTTGTCTCATGATCTTAGAGAGGATGCTCATGACTTGTCTCTACAGAG TAACTAAATGCAACAGAGCTGAGCTCGCATTGTCACTGCTCCGGAAGAACAAGCATGGTTTCGATATTGTCATCAGTGATGTTCATATGCCTGACATGGATGGTTTCAAGCTCCTTGAACATGTTGGTTTAGAGATGGATTTACCTGTTATTA TGATGTCTGCGGATGATTCAAAGAGCGTTGTGTTGAAAGGAGTGACTCACGGTGCGGTCGATTACCTAATTAAGCCAGTACGTATTGAGGCTTTGAAGAATATATGGCAACATGTGGTGCGGAAGAAGCGGAACGAGTGGAATGTTTCTGAACATTCAGGAGGAAGTATTGAAGATACTGGCGGCGACAGAGACAGGCAGCAGCCGAGGGAGGATGCTGATAACAATTCGTCTTCCGTTAATGAAGGGAACTGGAGGAGCTCTAGCTATAGAAAGCGGAAGGAAGAGGAAGTAGATGATCAAGGGGATGACAAAGAGGACACTTCGAGTTTGAAGAAACCACGCGTGGTTTGGTCAGTTGAACTGCATCAGCAGTTTGTCGCTGCTGTGAATCAGCTCGGCGTTGACA AAGCGGTTCCTAAGAAGATCTTAGAGATGATGAATCTACCTGGCCTAACGCGAGAAAACGTAGCCAGTCACCTCCAG AAGTACCGGATATATCTAAGACGGCTTGGAGGAGTATCGCAGCACCAAGGAAATATGAACCATTCATTTATGAATGGCCAAGATCCAAATTTTGGTCCTCTTTCTTCGTTGAATGGATTTGATCTTCAAGCTCTAGCTGTTGCGGGTCAGCTTCCTGCTCAGAGCCTCGCACAGCTTCAAGCAGCTGGCCTTGGGCGGTCTTCACTTATTAAACCCGGGATGTCGAGTTCTCCCCTTGTAGATCAGAGAAGCATCTTCAActttgaaaatcctaaaataagaTTTGGAGATGGACATGGACAGGCCATAAACAATGGTAATAAGCAGATGAGTTTGCTTCACGGTGTCCCAACAGGTATGGAACCGAAACAGTTTGCAGGTAGTAGTTACATGCGAGTACAGCAACAAATCACTGGTGTGCGTCCAGGACAGAATGTTCAGAGCAGTGGTTTGATGTTGCCTGTAGCCGACCATCTACCCCGAGGAGGGCCATCAATGCTACCATCCCTCGGGCAACAACAACCGATGTTTTCAACCAGCGTTTCAAGGAGAAGCGATCTCACTGGTGCGGTTAGAAACAGTATCCCTGAGACTAACAACAGAGTGTTACCAGCTACCCACTCGGTCTTCAACAACTTCCCCGCAGATCTACCTCAAAACAACTTCCCATTGGCAAGTGCACCGGGGATATCAATTCCAGTGTCAGCTTCTTACCAAGAAGAGGTCAACAGCTCTGATGCGAAAGGCGGTTCATCAGCTGCTACTGCAGGGTTTGGTAACCCGAGCTACGACATATTCAACGATTTTCCGCAGCAGCAACAGCACAACAGCAAACTGAATGATTGGGATATGCGGAATATTGGATTGGTCCATTCCCATCAGGACACAGCAGCAGCCTCTGCAGGTTTTTCAACTTCGGAAGCGTACTCTTCGTCTTCCATGCAGAGAAAAAGGCGGGAAACGGACGCAACAGTGGTGACCGCTCATGGACAGAATCAGCAACCACCAAGCCGGAGTCTAAATCATCTGAACCATGTTTTTATGGATGGTGGTTCGGTCAGAGTTAAGTCAGAGAGAGTGGCGGAGACGGTGACCTGTCCTCCCGCAACCACATTGTTTCACGAGCAGTATCATCAAGAAGATCTCATGAGCGCACTTCTCAAACAG GAAGGCATTCCATCAGTTGATAACGAGTTCGATTTTGACGGATACTCCATCGATAATATTCCAGTCTGA
- the LOC104723525 gene encoding two-component response regulator ARR2-like isoform X2, with translation MSADDSKSVVLKGVTHGAVDYLIKPVRIEALKNIWQHVVRKKRNEWNVSEHSGGSIEDTGGDRDRQQPREDADNNSSSVNEGNWRSSSYRKRKEEEVDDQGDDKEDTSSLKKPRVVWSVELHQQFVAAVNQLGVDKAVPKKILEMMNLPGLTRENVASHLQKYRIYLRRLGGVSQHQGNMNHSFMNGQDPNFGPLSSLNGFDLQALAVAGQLPAQSLAQLQAAGLGRSSLIKPGMSSSPLVDQRSIFNFENPKIRFGDGHGQAINNGNKQMSLLHGVPTGMEPKQFAGSSYMRVQQQITGVRPGQNVQSSGLMLPVADHLPRGGPSMLPSLGQQQPMFSTSVSRRSDLTGAVRNSIPETNNRVLPATHSVFNNFPADLPQNNFPLASAPGISIPVSASYQEEVNSSDAKGGSSAATAGFGNPSYDIFNDFPQQQQHNSKLNDWDMRNIGLVHSHQDTAAASAGFSTSEAYSSSSMQRKRRETDATVVTAHGQNQQPPSRSLNHLNHVFMDGGSVRVKSERVAETVTCPPATTLFHEQYHQEDLMSALLKQEGIPSVDNEFDFDGYSIDNIPV, from the exons ATGTCTGCGGATGATTCAAAGAGCGTTGTGTTGAAAGGAGTGACTCACGGTGCGGTCGATTACCTAATTAAGCCAGTACGTATTGAGGCTTTGAAGAATATATGGCAACATGTGGTGCGGAAGAAGCGGAACGAGTGGAATGTTTCTGAACATTCAGGAGGAAGTATTGAAGATACTGGCGGCGACAGAGACAGGCAGCAGCCGAGGGAGGATGCTGATAACAATTCGTCTTCCGTTAATGAAGGGAACTGGAGGAGCTCTAGCTATAGAAAGCGGAAGGAAGAGGAAGTAGATGATCAAGGGGATGACAAAGAGGACACTTCGAGTTTGAAGAAACCACGCGTGGTTTGGTCAGTTGAACTGCATCAGCAGTTTGTCGCTGCTGTGAATCAGCTCGGCGTTGACA AAGCGGTTCCTAAGAAGATCTTAGAGATGATGAATCTACCTGGCCTAACGCGAGAAAACGTAGCCAGTCACCTCCAG AAGTACCGGATATATCTAAGACGGCTTGGAGGAGTATCGCAGCACCAAGGAAATATGAACCATTCATTTATGAATGGCCAAGATCCAAATTTTGGTCCTCTTTCTTCGTTGAATGGATTTGATCTTCAAGCTCTAGCTGTTGCGGGTCAGCTTCCTGCTCAGAGCCTCGCACAGCTTCAAGCAGCTGGCCTTGGGCGGTCTTCACTTATTAAACCCGGGATGTCGAGTTCTCCCCTTGTAGATCAGAGAAGCATCTTCAActttgaaaatcctaaaataagaTTTGGAGATGGACATGGACAGGCCATAAACAATGGTAATAAGCAGATGAGTTTGCTTCACGGTGTCCCAACAGGTATGGAACCGAAACAGTTTGCAGGTAGTAGTTACATGCGAGTACAGCAACAAATCACTGGTGTGCGTCCAGGACAGAATGTTCAGAGCAGTGGTTTGATGTTGCCTGTAGCCGACCATCTACCCCGAGGAGGGCCATCAATGCTACCATCCCTCGGGCAACAACAACCGATGTTTTCAACCAGCGTTTCAAGGAGAAGCGATCTCACTGGTGCGGTTAGAAACAGTATCCCTGAGACTAACAACAGAGTGTTACCAGCTACCCACTCGGTCTTCAACAACTTCCCCGCAGATCTACCTCAAAACAACTTCCCATTGGCAAGTGCACCGGGGATATCAATTCCAGTGTCAGCTTCTTACCAAGAAGAGGTCAACAGCTCTGATGCGAAAGGCGGTTCATCAGCTGCTACTGCAGGGTTTGGTAACCCGAGCTACGACATATTCAACGATTTTCCGCAGCAGCAACAGCACAACAGCAAACTGAATGATTGGGATATGCGGAATATTGGATTGGTCCATTCCCATCAGGACACAGCAGCAGCCTCTGCAGGTTTTTCAACTTCGGAAGCGTACTCTTCGTCTTCCATGCAGAGAAAAAGGCGGGAAACGGACGCAACAGTGGTGACCGCTCATGGACAGAATCAGCAACCACCAAGCCGGAGTCTAAATCATCTGAACCATGTTTTTATGGATGGTGGTTCGGTCAGAGTTAAGTCAGAGAGAGTGGCGGAGACGGTGACCTGTCCTCCCGCAACCACATTGTTTCACGAGCAGTATCATCAAGAAGATCTCATGAGCGCACTTCTCAAACAG GAAGGCATTCCATCAGTTGATAACGAGTTCGATTTTGACGGATACTCCATCGATAATATTCCAGTCTGA
- the LOC104723526 gene encoding uncharacterized protein LOC104723526 isoform X1 yields the protein MVGGVTVDPSMELPPLRKGIRPVWPKPMYKVKQSSGEKKSQSLEHSGVGVEDTSMEVNVENGSGGGDQDLEDQGFNESTDDLLEDGEFDDVDIPEDSRQGSKIVMEAGLESGLGGEDNNVQGTNISAPLYLSLRDMNDAIRSVSLGKGIKPVVVGKQGQKTRDGIPAGGGSRPHKKGMVALLKPPAQT from the exons ATGGTTGGTGGTGTCACGGTGGATCCTTCTATGGAGTTACCTCCACTCAGGAAGGGGATTCGTCCTGTTTGGCCCAAACCAATGTACAAGGTTAAGCAATCATCGGGTGAGAAGAAATCTCAAAGTCTAGAACACAGTGGTGTGGGTGTCGAGGATACCTCAATGGAAGTGAATGTGGAGAATGGTTCAGGTGGAGGGGATCAAGATCTTGAGGATCAGGGTTTTAATGAGAGCACCGACGATTTGTTAGAGGATGGGgaatttgatgatgttgatatcCCGGAGGATTCAAGGCAAGGTTCGAAGATAGTTATGGAGGCTGGTTTAGAGTCTGGCTTAGGAGGGGAGGATAATAATGTTCAAGGCACGAATATTTCTGCTCCTTTATACTTGAGTCTGCGGGATATGAATGATGCTATAAGGTCTGTTTCCCTGG GTAAGGGCATTAAACCAGTGGTGGTTGGTAAACAAGGTCAGAAGACAAGAGATGGCATTCCTGCTGGTGGAGGAAGTCGTCCTCACAAGAAAGGGATGGTGGCACTCCTGAAACCACCGGCTCAAACGTGA
- the LOC104723526 gene encoding uncharacterized protein LOC104723526 isoform X2, with amino-acid sequence MVGGVTVDPSMELPPLRKGIRPVWPKPMYKVKQSSGEKKSQSLEHSGVGVEDTSMEVNVENGSGGGDQDLEDQGFNESTDDLLEDGEFDDVDIPEDSRQGSKIVMEAGLESGLGGEDNNVQGTNISAPLYLSLRDMNDAIR; translated from the exons ATGGTTGGTGGTGTCACGGTGGATCCTTCTATGGAGTTACCTCCACTCAGGAAGGGGATTCGTCCTGTTTGGCCCAAACCAATGTACAAGGTTAAGCAATCATCGGGTGAGAAGAAATCTCAAAGTCTAGAACACAGTGGTGTGGGTGTCGAGGATACCTCAATGGAAGTGAATGTGGAGAATGGTTCAGGTGGAGGGGATCAAGATCTTGAGGATCAGGGTTTTAATGAGAGCACCGACGATTTGTTAGAGGATGGGgaatttgatgatgttgatatcCCGGAGGATTCAAGGCAAGGTTCGAAGATAGTTATGGAGGCTGGTTTAGAGTCTGGCTTAGGAGGGGAGGATAATAATGTTCAAGGCACGAATATTTCTGCTCCTTTATACTTGAGTCTGCGGGATATGAATGATGCTATAAG GTAA